Genomic DNA from Tachyglossus aculeatus isolate mTacAcu1 chromosome 10, mTacAcu1.pri, whole genome shotgun sequence:
agtgcttgacacatagtaaatgcttaacaaatgctactatcattattattttgacagtCAGCTGGGTGAGCCAATGGACTAAcctgaggtcacccagaggaGTAGGAtttggtggggtggtgggggggggggtgtgttcAAAGGGCCAgcagttaatcagttaatcatgaCCTAGAGGGGTGATTCTCCAGTCATCTGGGAGATTGCTCAGAAGGGATATTAGGGAAGTGGGGTTGCAGTCCTAAAATTTGGTGTAAgccagtgggaaaagaggaatcgGATTCCAGCACTTTTGGCCAATGGAGGCACAAGGATAGGGGCAAAAGCCATTAAGTGGGAAGGGACTGAATTTGAGGaccttggcggggggggggggggggtcagccaATGGGGAGACCAAGAGATATGGCTCCTTAGGTGAAACCCCAGCTGGGGGTTGAGAaaatggtgggggggtgggggggagacaagctCTTCGtggggacatgggcaaggagtgagagaccagaaggagggggaaagaacagagcCAAACAGATGAGGGTGGGATTTGATATTtcaccttctcctgccccttccccccagatCTGGGGACATCCTTGGGCCTGAGCCGCCAGCATCTGAGTTACCTGCAGGAGATCGGGAGTGGCTGGTTTGGGAaggtgagaaggggagggaggagctggcGACCGTGGAGGCGGAGGTGGGAAATGGGGGTCCCCTGGGGTCCGTGTCACTCACTGTGTCCATCTTCCTGACCTCTCCCTTCCCCGGACCTGCCTctgtctgtcccctcccccatTTCCATCCCTCCTTGTGTACCCCTGCCCCACTAGCTGGTCTTCATCCCAATCTCCATCctatcaccctccccaccacagtctttctcccttctctcattccccccagctctactccttcccctcccctatctgttgtcctttcccctcccccatttctattcctcccccacctctggtacttccctttcccactccttcctctgctcctccccccttGGTCCCATCCTCTCTCATTCCCCatcccttgacccctctctccttacccttcccatcctccccacactccacccccactccccatcagcgcctccctccatctctccatcgGCTGCCCCATCGCCAAGTTGCCCACTCTGCGCCATCTCTCCATCTGCCCACCTGCCTGGCCACCTGTGAGTCTCTCTGTCCCTTGGAGGGGGGCtatgagaggggagggtggaccggaggtgtggggaggaggaggaagaggaggcgatgACGGGGGAAGGAAGGTCCTGGGTTGGTGGCAGGGGGACGGGGGTTAAGGGCAATGGGACCCCGGGGTGACGCCTcggtccccctccaccccaggttATCCTGGGAGAGATTTTCTCAGACTTCAGTCCAGCCCAGGTGGTGGTGAAGGAGCTGAGGGTCAGCGCGGGGCCATTGGAGCAACGTAAATTCTTGACCGAGGCTCAACCCTACCGGTAAGGGAGCGGGGCTCCTGGATGCCTGGGTCCTGAGGAGAGCAGAGACTGacccagggctgggggtggaggtgggtcaCCCAGATCccgagaggagtggggagagctgggggctgGTGGGTAGAACCCCCAGATCCCTGAggggagtagggaccgtctctctatgttgccaacttgtacttcccaagcgcttagtacagtgctctgcacacagtaagcgctcaataaatacgattgaatgaatgaatgaatggaggagcaggCCGGGATCCCTTGGGGGGGAGTAGGAGCTTTTGCAATGCAGGAGCAGGACACCTGGGTCCCTGAGGGGAGTGGGGACTGTAGGGGAAAACCCAAAGGCGGAGGGAGTTGCAGGGAGGCAGGGTGCTTGAATCTCGGACatggtgtgggggagggagggcagagacaggaaaaCTGGGTGAGAATTGAAAGCCTGGGAGGCAGCGGCACCAAATACCATGAGAGGAAATGGGatggggcagcagcgtggctcagtggaaagagcacgggctctggagtcggtggtcatgggttcaaatccctgctccgccaattgtcagctgtgtgaccttgggcaagtcacttaacttctctgggcctcagttacctcatctgtaaaatggggattgactgtgagccccccgtggcctcgtatcccccctgcgcttagaacagtgctttgcacatagtaagtgcttaaaaaatgctattattattattattattattattattattattattattattattatggggcggggaggggagaaggcagggagtgGAACACATGGTTCTCCCCCATTACTTCTCTCCCTCAAGGAACCTCCAGCACCCCAACATCCTCCAATGCCTTGGCCTCTGTGCGGAGACCCTGCCCTTCCTGCTCATCATGGAGTTCTGTCAGCTGGTGAGGGGCAGGGCAGACCGGGAATGGGGAGGGTGTCCTCATTTCCCTTTGGTCCCTGGataggagggaggggctggagggaatTAGGCCCTGATGTGTCTCCCAAACCCCGGCCCCCCACCTCGgtctccctgcccatagggagattTGAAGCGTTACCTCCGGGCCCAGCGGCCTCCTGAGGGTTTGGCCGCCGAGCTGCCCCCGCGGGACGTGCGGACTCTGCAGAGGATGGCGCTGGAGATTGCCCGCGGGCTCGCCCATCTGCATGCCCACAACTACGTGCACAGGTCAGGCTGCCAGGCCTGAAACAAAGGGGTTAGAGGGAGGAATtaagggaggtgggattagagggctgaggccagaggtgggatcaaAGGACTCAGGGAGGAGttcggggctgagggtggggtcagaAAACTGGGAAATGTCGAAAGGGCTGGACGCTCTCCCCCTtattctcttcccaccccctgccaGTGACCTCGCCCTTCGCAACTGTCTGCTCACATCGGACCTCACAGTGAGGATCGGGGACTACGGCCTATCCCACAGCAACTACAAGGTGAGCGCCTGGGTGCTGGGCTTCCCCGGGGAGAATGGGGTGCCCTGTGGGGTGATGGGAGCCCTCTATGGAGTGATGGGGCCCCCCGAGGGTAAGGAGATCAATGCCCACTAGGCCCTGATCCTGGGGAGCATCATTCCCTAGCAGTCCTCTGCACTGGAGGATGTTGGGGTGCTGGAGgttcctagagggggagaagtaatGGGGGAGAGTCATGTGTCCCATCCCttgccttcccccctccccgcctcatcCCACTTTCTCTCCTAGTATTTGGTGCCACTGCCTGCCAGACTTTAAATTCTCATCCAATTTCCTATCTCTGCCCTCCTAGAGTCGGGGTCTGTGGGCTCTGGCCTGGGGCCGGAGAGTCTCTGGTCTACCTGGGGGTGAGAGCAGGAGGGAGTTGTTAGTAAGGTCCTCTGTTGGGATCCAAGTGTCTCCAAGTTCCTTTGCTAGGAAATAGGGTCAAGAGTGGTGGGGAGGCTCTGGCCTCTGAGGGCttgggatgaagcagcgtggaccgagggaaagagcatgggcctgggattcagaggacctggcttcaaatcccagctctgccacttgcctgctgtggggacttgggcaagtcacttaacttcttggggcttcagttccctcatcggcaaaatgggaattcaatacccgtcctccctcctccttagcccgtgagctccatgagggacgcggattgtatctgacctgattaccttgtatctactccaggacttggaacagtgctttggcacataatacAAAGACCaaagttattatcattgttattaattattctcTGACACCCTTTTCTCCCCGACCCCTGAAGGAGGATTACTATTTGACCCCTGAGCGTCTCTGGATCCCCCTCCGATGGGTAGCCCCCGAGCTTCTGGATGAGCTTCATGGTAGCCTGATGGTTGTGGACCAAAGCAGGGAGAGCAATGTCTGGTAAGGAGCCTTCTGGGACCCAGGAGGGGGCAGAGACAGTCATTGCCTTTTCTGGAAGTCTGgaggtccagtgcttagaacagtgctggacacagagtaagcgcttaacaaatacaataaaaataatgctcatgcgataataataattattatttttaagattgtcaatcaatcagtcgtattaattgagcgcttactgtgtgcagagcactgtactaagcgcttgggaagtacaagttgtcgacatagagagatggtccctacccaacagtgggctcacagtctagaagggggagacagagaacaaaaacaaagcatattaacaaaataaaataaatagaatagatatgtacaagtaaaataaatcgagtaataaatccgtacaaacatatatacatatatacaggtgctgcggggaagggaaggaggtaaggcggaggggtggagagagggaggagactcccaatagactgtagactgtaaactcgttgtgggcagggaacatttctaccaactctgttatattgtactctcccatgcacttagtgccgtgctctgcctatagtaagagctcaataaatacgatcgattgattaactgtgagcccactgttgggtagggactgtctctatatgttgccaacttgtacttcccaaacgcttagtacagtgctctgcacacagtaagcgctcaataaatacgattgattgattaacaataacaaaaataatacccACGAGGTCTGGGCCCAAATAGGAAACTGTCACCTGAGGGACCCCCCGGAGCCGAGTGAGAGTTAAAATGCTCCCCAGTAAAGGAGAGTCCAAGGCTGGCGGAATCAAGGTGCCTAATTCCTCAGGCTCCCCTCCCAGCTAAGgggatcttcctgcctcctccagggGTCCCCGATGGATTGATGAAGAATTAAGGAACTACATATCCCACAATCCCCTGTGGTAGCCATTTTCTCTGGAAGACAGGTCACGGTCCCAAGGGCTGATGGGAGTTGTAGTTCAGCGAGGCCtagggtggaggggggcaggTCGGTGGTGAGGGAGGGTCGAGGGgttccgagaagcagcatggcgtagtggttagagcacaggcctgggagtaagaagatcataggttctaatccacttgcccggtgtgtgactttgggcaagtgacttcacgtctccgtgcctcagttacctcatctgtaaaatgaggactgagactgtgagccccgtgtgggacacggattgcgtccaacctgatccgctcgtatccaccccagcacttagtacagcggccGGCACATCGTAAGGGCGTAACGGACACCGTAGGATTATTAttcttagtcttctagactgcgagcccactgttgggtagggactgtatatgttgccaacttgtacttcccaagcgcttagtacagtgctctgcacacagtaagcgctcaataaatacaattgattgattattctgaacCTTTTCTCCTCACCCGGCGGCTCCCTGCTCCCGTCTTCTCCTAGGTCTCTGGGGGTGACCCTGTGGGAGTTGTTTGAGTTCGGTTCCCAGCCATATCGCCACCTCTCCGATGACGAGGTCCTCGCCTATGTGATCCGCCAGCAGCACGTGCAGCTGGCCCGACCCCGCCTCAAACTGCCCTACGGGGATTACTGGTGAGAAAGCCCGGCCTGCCCACCCATCCAACTTCTCCCACCCccggcctctctctgtctctgtctctcccgtctctctcccttcttcttcgcCCACCGCACCCTCGCCCGACCCCAACTCCCGCCCGCCACGGGTGCAGGCCCGAAACTCCTGCCGGACGGGGGTGTggggtgccccccgccccctggtTTCCGAGGCTCGGCCTCTGCCcggccttctccctcctgcccccaggtACGAAGTCCTGCAGTCCTGCTGGCGGCCCCGCACGCAGCGGCCCTCGGCCTCCGACCTCCAGCTCCAGCTCACCTACCTCCTGTCCGAGCGCCCTCCGCGGCCCccaccgccgcccccgccccctccgccgcctcctcctcctccgccccctccgccgccgccccccaggccccggcccccgggcccaCCGCCCGCCTTCGCCTGGCCCTGGCCGGCCCCGGCGCCCCCGGCCCGACCCCCGGCCCTGTCCCCATTCCCGTTGCTCGACGGCTTCCCGGGCGCCGACCCCGACGACGTGCTGACCGTCACCGAGAGCAGCCGCGGCCTCAACCTGGAGTGCCTCTGGGAGAAGGCCCGGCGCGGGGCCGGCGCGGGGCCTGGCCCGGGGGGTCCCGCTTGGCAGCCGGGCtcggcgccccccgccccgtccaaCCCCTTCTACGAGGCCCTGGCCGCCCCCAGCGTCCTGCCAGTCATCAGCGCCCGCAGCCCCTCGGTCAGCAGCGAGTACTTCGTCCGGCTGGAGGAGCACGGCTCCCCGCCCGAGCCCCTCTTCCCCGCCGACTGGGACCCCCTGGACCCCGGCGCGGCCGCCCCGCAGCCTGCCCCGCCGGACGTCCCGCAGCTGGTCTCCGAGACCTGGGGGTCGCCGCTCTTCCCCGCCCGGCCCCGCTCGTTCCTAGGCGGCTGGGATCCCGAGGGCCGGGGCGCCGGGGACACTCTGGCCGGAGACCCCGCCGAGGTCTTGGGCGAACGGGGGGCGGCCACGTGGGGCGAggacgacgaggacgaggaggaggaggaggaagaggaggaaggggagagttccCTGGGGGGCGGCGGCAGTAGCGGGGGGAGCCGGGGTCGCCGGGGTCCCCGGCCTTGCCCGCTGTGCAGCCGCGGCGGGGGTCCGTGCTCCTGCGCCCCGCTGCGCCGGGGGGGACGCGGTGACCGGCTGGGGGGGCCACCCGGCCCTcggctgcccccgcccccccgaagACGACTCGTCCCTCCGGGCCGAGCGTGGCTCCCCTGCCGACGGCCCGGCGCCCCCCCCCTGCTCGGCCCCCCCCGAGGTCCGGGACCCCCTCATGGGGGCGGCGGCGCCCCAGTACCCCGGGCGGGggccccctccggcccctccaccgccgcctccccctctcccggccGCGGGCCCCCCCCGGGGCGCCCAGGGCTCGGGGGACCCCCCAGACCCGCTGTCCAGCAGCCCGGACCTGTGCAGTCCGGCCTCCCGCCTGTCCTCGCCGGGCCCTCGGCCGGGGGACAGTGGCTACGAGACGGAGAACCCGCTCTCGCCCGAGCTGGCCTCCCAGGACACACCGACGGCCCGCGCCCCCCCGGAACCCCCCGAcccccccggggccggggaggggggcgggggtggcggggagcggggggcgCCGGGGTTCGTGGTGCAGGTGAGCACCGAGCAGCTGCTGGTTTCCCTGCAGGAGAACGTGACCCGAAACCTGCTGGGGGCGCGGCGGGGGGCCCGGCCCCCGGGGGAAGCCCAGGGGCGCCGGGAGAAAGGGACCGAGCCGAGCTGGGGCCCAGGAGGGCCGGTCGGCGGGGGGACGGTGACAGACCCAGGCTTGAAGGCCCCAGGGAGCGGGGAGGCGGCGAAGGACCAAGGCCCGGAGGCGCCGGAGACCAGTCGGGGGACAGAGACGGACCCCGGCTCGAAAGCCcccgggagcagggagagagtgaCCAACCTAGGCCCCAGAGCCCCCGGGAGCGGGGAGAGAGTGACCGACCTAGGCCCGAGAGCCCCCGGGAGCGGAGAGAGAGTGACCGACCTAGGCCCCAGAGCCCCCGGGAGCGGAGAGAGAGTGACCGACCTAGGCCCCAGAGCCCCCGGGAGCGAGGAGAGAGTGGCCGACCAAGGCCCGAGAGCCCCCGGGAGCGGGGAGACAGTGGTCGACCTAGGCCCCAGAGTCCCTGGGAGCGAGAGAGTGACAGACCTAGGCCCCAAAGCCCCCGGGAGCGAGGAGAGAGTGACCGACctaggccccagagccccagggagcagggagagagtggCCGACCTAGGTCCCAGAGCCCCCGGAACCAGGGAGAAGGTGACCGACAAAGGAGCCAGAGTCCCAGGCAGCAGGGAGAAAGGAATAGGCCGAGGAGCAAAAGCCCCAGGGAATGGCGAGAAAGGGACAGACGAAGGGGCGAAAGCCCcagagagtggggagaaagggacGGACAACAACGGGGTGAAAGCCCCAGGGAGCAGGGAGAAAGCGACAGGCAATGGGGCGAAAGCCCCAGGGAACGGGGAGAGAGTGAGCCACAATGGGGTCAGAGTCCCAGGATTAGGGGAGAAAGTGACAGACAATGGGGTGAGAGCCCTAGGGAGCGGGGAGAAGGTGACAGAAGATGGGGTGAAAGCCccagggggcggggagaaggcgcCAGAAGATGGGGTGAAAGCcccagggggcggggagagacgggCCGGCAATGGAGCCCGAGGCCACGAGGCTCAAGCCCCAGGGACCAAGGAGAGAGTGACGGAGAATGGGGGGCAAAGTCAAGGGAGGGCGGAGGAAGCCCAAGACCCTGGAGTGAAAATTCAAGGGAGCCACAAGAAATCATGGGAGAATGTGGGACAAGTCCAAGGGACCCTGGAGAAAGTCCGAGAAAACGGGGGGAGAGTCCCAgggagcggggggaaggggacggaGAACTGCGGGGGAGCcccagggagcagggggagagtgaCAGAGAATGGGCAGAGGGTCCTAGAGAACAGGGAGAGAACAGTCCTCGAGAGCGGGGGGCGAGCCCCGGGGAGTGGGCAGAGagccccgggggccgggccgATGGGCAGGCcggcgggggacggggggccAGGCAGCCTGGGGGGCGGCGCAGGGCCCGGAGACGGCGTGGCCGGAGGAAGCGAGGAGGTGCCGGAGCAGAGGGGGCTGACGGAGCGGGGGCCGGGGCTCGGGGGGCCGAGGCCGGAGCCACCGACGCCGGAGACGCCACCCCGCCGAGAGAGCCCGGGGCCCGGAGGGGCCGCCGAGGAGCCCGGCGCCCTGGCAGACGGCGGAGGGGAGCCCGGCGGAGACGGGGGGTCGCCCCCCAAGACGACCAAGCGGGGACCGGAGATGCCCCGGCTCTTCCTGGACCTGGGACCACCACCGGGGAGCAGCGAGCAAATcaaaggtgaggggagagagggtaaAAGCCTGATCCCTCTGAGGATGACCCGGGCTGAGGGCATGACCTTGAacgttttgtgtgtttgtgtgtatgtgtgtgtgtgcgtgcggtgggggggtgttgggagggagggcacgaTCCTGGGTTTGGGGGTGAGCCTCGGGGGTCCGCTTGGGAAAAGCTGCTggaaatgatagagaagcagcgtggctcagtggaaagagcccgggctttggagttagaggtcatgggctcaaatcccggctctgccaactgtcagctgtgtgacttggggcaagtcacttcacttctctgtgcctcagttacctcatctgtaaaatggggattaagactgtgagcccccccgtgggacaacctgatcgccttgtaacctccccagcgcttagaacagtgctttgcacatagtaagcgcttttaacaaataccatcatcatcatcatcatgggcccCAGCAGGGAGTATATATTTGGACAGTCTGCTGCCctaagggagcagtgtggcctagtgggagtcacaGATCTGGGtcctactcctggctccgccacttgcccgctaggtgaccctggacaagtcacttcgtttctctgtgcctccgtttcctcatctgtaaaatggggcttgaggctgagtcccacctgattatcttgttatctacctcagcacgtagtgctatacttggcacataggccgggcatgcatggtgtagtgggtagaacccaggtctgggaacCAGTCATTTCCactacttgtcatctgtgtgaccttgggcaagtcactttacttctccgtgcctcagctacctcacctgtaaaatgggaattgagacggaGAGCGCtcc
This window encodes:
- the LMTK3 gene encoding LOW QUALITY PROTEIN: serine/threonine-protein kinase LMTK3 (The sequence of the model RefSeq protein was modified relative to this genomic sequence to represent the inferred CDS: deleted 2 bases in 2 codons) → MPPAPAPLLLAFSVSCLGPPALATPAHPDGLPPGRTPLAPPYAIVLISCSGLLAFVFLLLTCLCCKRGDVGFKEFENPEGEDCSGEYTPPAEETSSSQSLPDVYILPLAEVSLPLPAPQPSRSDLGTSLGLSRQHLSYLQEIGSGWFGKVILGEIFSDFSPAQVVVKELRVSAGPLEQRKFLTEAQPYRNLQHPNILQCLGLCAETLPFLLIMEFCQLGDLKRYLRAQRPPEGLAAELPPRDVRTLQRMALEIARGLAHLHAHNYVHSDLALRNCLLTSDLTVRIGDYGLSHSNYKEDYYLTPERLWIPLRWVAPELLDELHGSLMVVDQSRESNVWSLGVTLWELFEFGSQPYRHLSDDEVLAYVIRQQHVQLARPRLKLPYGDYWYEVLQSCWRPRTQRPSASDLQLQLTYLLSERPPRPPPPPPPPPPPPPPPPPPPPPPRPRPPGPPPAFAWPWPAPAPPARPPALSPFPLLDGFPGADPDDVLTVTESSRGLNLECLWEKARRGAGAGPGPGGPAWQPGSAPPAPSNPFYEALAAPSVLPVISARSPSVSSEYFVRLEEHGSPPEPLFPADWDPLDPGAAAPQPAPPDVPQLVSETWGSPLFPARPRSFLGGWDPEGRGAGDTLAGDPAEVLGERGAATWGEDDEDEEEEEEEEEGESSLGGGGSSGGSRGRRGPRPCPLCSRGGGPCSCAPLRRGDAVTGWGGHPALGCPRPPEDDSSLRAERGSPADGPAPPPCSAPPEVRDPLMGAAAPQYPGRGPPPAPPPPPPPLPAAGPPRGAQGSGDPPDPLSSSPDLCSPASRLSSPGPRPGDSGYETENPLSPELASQDTPTARAPPEPPDPPGAGEGGGGGGERGAPGFVVQVSTEQLLVSLQENVTRNLLGARRGARPPGEAQGRREKGTEPSWGPGGPVGGGTVTDPGLKAPGSGEAAKDQGPEAPETSRGTETDPGSKAPGSRERVTNLGPRAPGSGERVTDLGPRAPGSGERVTDLGPRAPGSGERVTDLGPRAPGSEERVADQGPRAPGSGETVVDLGPRVPGSERVTDLGPKAPGSEERVTDLGPRAPGSRERVADLGPRAPGTREKVTDKGARVPGSREKGIGRGAKAPGNGEKGTDEGAKAPESGEKGTDNNGVKAPGSREKATGNGAKAPGNGERVSHNGVRVPGLGEKVTDNGVRALGSGEKVTEDGVKAPGGGEKAPEDGVKAPGGGERRAGNGARGHEAQAPGTKERVTENGGQSQGRAEEAQDPGVKIQGSHKKSWENVGQVQGTLEKVRENGGRVPGSGGKGTENCGGAPGSRGRVTENGQRVLENRERTVLESGGRAPGSGQRAPGAGPMGRPAGDGGPGSLGGGAGPGDGVAGGSEEVPEQRGLTERGPGLGGPRPEPPTPETPPRRESPGPGGAAEEPGALADGGGEPGGDGGSPPKTTKRGPEMPRLFLDLGPPPGSSEQIKAKLSRLSLALPPLTLTPFPGPGPRRPPWEGGDTGVSGGAGEAGGPAEVDEEEEEQEEGEEEEEEEAAMDGGPGRDHTAPVPIVVSCGDGGRPLRGLLKSPRGAEEPEETELERKRKMVSFHGDVTVYLFDQETPTNELSSQGTPEGDPGLSTPPAPPTPPNPSTPGDIFPSSDSSFGGSFEWGEDFPLLPPSGPPLCFSRFSVSPALETPGPPARPPDTARPAGPVED